Proteins from a genomic interval of Candidatus Rubidus massiliensis:
- a CDS encoding Phage envelope protein, with protein sequence MSSAITNLLKAQQRAMQNRPHVGGFPYLAETLKQFGILKNSWTLPSCQSLYLTKDGPVVMQGTPLMIGTFDIPKFDEQALIKAIRIDQAGNSTFNDFLLSAWMAGVVTYEVDFILRTVTYYGCNQESYIEEYPQVTLTDF encoded by the coding sequence ATGAGTTCCGCTATAACAAATTTATTAAAAGCACAACAACGTGCCATGCAAAATCGACCGCATGTTGGAGGTTTCCCCTATTTAGCAGAAACCTTAAAGCAATTTGGTATTCTAAAAAACAGCTGGACGCTCCCCTCATGCCAAAGTCTTTATCTTACAAAAGATGGCCCTGTGGTAATGCAAGGCACTCCTTTGATGATAGGTACATTCGATATTCCTAAATTTGACGAACAAGCTCTTATAAAAGCCATAAGGATAGATCAAGCTGGAAACAGCACTTTTAACGATTTTTTGTTATCAGCATGGATGGCAGGTGTTGTCACCTACGAAGTCGACTTTATATTGAGAACCGTTACCTACTATGGTTGTAATCAAGAAAGTTATATAGAAGAATATCCTCAAGTTACGTTAACCGATTTTTAA
- the slyA gene encoding Salmolysin, with amino-acid sequence MHKKTKISSLKSHIGYQLRLLSNQVSYNFFRKLDELDVTVAEWVILRELYAHDEDPSPCDVAKKTGLTRGAISKLIDRLLNKKLITRSENLKDRRYQKIKLTHQALKLIPKLAELADQNDELFFGVLSKEEREQFMNFLLKLSQIHQLNNIPIQ; translated from the coding sequence ATGCACAAAAAAACAAAAATCAGTTCTCTTAAATCTCATATTGGTTATCAGTTAAGGCTGCTATCTAATCAAGTTTCCTACAATTTTTTTCGAAAACTCGATGAATTAGATGTAACGGTTGCTGAATGGGTTATCCTAAGAGAATTATACGCACATGATGAAGATCCATCACCCTGTGATGTAGCTAAAAAAACAGGGCTTACAAGGGGAGCTATATCAAAATTAATTGATAGATTACTAAATAAAAAATTAATTACTCGCTCTGAAAATTTAAAAGATCGTCGTTATCAAAAAATTAAGCTAACACACCAAGCCTTAAAGCTTATTCCAAAACTGGCTGAACTTGCAGATCAAAACGATGAACTTTTTTTTGGAGTTCTTTCAAAAGAAGAGCGTGAACAATTCATGAATTTTCTTTTAAAGTTATCTCAAATTCATCAACTAAATAACATTCCTATTCAATAA
- a CDS encoding putative addiction module antidote protein, giving the protein MARSKKYQDFLIEQLKDHDEAVAYLNAALEESLKGDEESQHLFLIALRNVAEAQGGVGALAKKAHVGRESLYKTLSGNGNPKWHTLVSLCVAMGLNLRLS; this is encoded by the coding sequence ATGGCAAGAAGTAAAAAATATCAAGATTTTCTCATAGAGCAGCTTAAAGATCATGACGAAGCGGTTGCCTATCTAAATGCTGCGTTAGAAGAAAGCCTCAAAGGTGATGAAGAATCCCAGCATCTTTTTCTTATTGCATTACGAAATGTCGCAGAAGCACAAGGTGGCGTGGGTGCATTAGCCAAAAAAGCACATGTTGGCCGTGAAAGTCTTTACAAAACACTTTCGGGTAATGGAAATCCTAAATGGCACACCTTAGTTTCATTATGTGTTGCTATGGGGCTAAACCTTAGATTAAGTTAA
- the ugpQ gene encoding Glycerophosphoryl diester phosphodiesterase: MVTIIAHRGFSSILPENTISAFKKAVELQAEFIELDVLLTKDLVPIVIHDDSTGRTTNDFTNRYICDLEYHDIQLLDAGLWFSKEHINEKIPTLQEALQLANEKTRFFIEIKETQVTTKQKYIEIIHRILMQFPHKHIIGSFDLELLDLSLQKDPSLAICGLVETEEQLHKFLGKGFSHIGIWDQLINETTISYLKQKKITVWTFTADIESEWERLIDLQVDGIITNELMALQQHVSQKVKNLNFSIAKK; the protein is encoded by the coding sequence ATGGTTACTATTATCGCACATAGAGGATTTTCAAGTATTCTACCGGAAAATACTATCTCCGCTTTTAAAAAAGCTGTTGAATTACAAGCTGAATTTATTGAATTAGATGTTCTTTTAACAAAAGATTTAGTACCCATCGTCATTCATGATGATTCTACTGGTAGAACGACAAATGATTTTACTAATAGATATATCTGTGATTTAGAGTATCACGATATACAATTACTAGATGCTGGACTTTGGTTTAGTAAAGAACATATAAATGAAAAAATCCCAACTCTTCAAGAAGCTTTACAATTGGCGAATGAAAAAACCCGTTTTTTCATTGAAATCAAAGAAACTCAAGTTACTACAAAACAAAAATATATAGAAATCATTCACCGCATACTAATGCAATTTCCACACAAACATATTATTGGAAGTTTCGATTTAGAATTATTAGATTTGAGTTTGCAAAAAGATCCAAGCCTTGCTATATGTGGGTTAGTAGAAACAGAAGAACAGTTGCATAAATTTTTGGGAAAAGGTTTTTCACATATAGGCATTTGGGATCAACTTATAAATGAAACAACGATTAGCTATTTGAAGCAAAAAAAAATTACAGTTTGGACCTTTACTGCTGATATTGAATCTGAGTGGGAAAGGCTAATTGATTTGCAAGTTGATGGAATTATAACAAATGAATTAATGGCCCTACAGCAACATGTGAGCCAAAAAGTAAAAAACTTAAATTTTTCTATTGCGAAAAAGTAG
- the aas gene encoding Bifunctional protein aas has product MKNVTHYFIAWFFRFMLWFRYRIKVRGLENLNEKNLSKPGGVLFLPNHPAVFVDPAIVTLAAFPKFKIRPIIVEYMYYMPIVNWVMRKLDAVPVPDFDSSSNSIKKKRNEKVVSGMIEDLRQGSNFLIYPAGRTKSTSFEAIGGASAVHKIVNECPEANVVLVRIKGLWGSSFSRAFTGFAPPLFPTLKSGIKAVFKNLIFFTPRREVIVEFYPAPKDFPYKTTRLEFNKYLESWYNKPDGLSKQNGEFPGDSFVLVSFSMWGEKYPEMTREQKVEEDISLTNVPPSIQDKITKKLSEMTKIPQENIKPDMDLASGLGLDSLDTAEITVFLQDEFEVQNLPITELTTVKKLMALASKQIVIKEEVVKEVDISEKWKREPSYKRAYISDGKIIPEVFLNTCKKMGKIPACGDERSGVLTYPQLKLRVLLLADYIKTLPGEYIGILLPSSVGAMILTLATQLAGKVPLMINWTVGPRHLESVIQLSNVQKVLTAWSFIDRLENVELTGLENRLVMLEDLAPSLTLRKKLKALYRSKLSTKKILKLFGLKQPNEDAKAVLLFTSGTESMPKGVPLSHKNILVNQRDALNTIELMQDDILLSILPPFHAFGFTASGLLGLLSGFRIAYSPDPTDGKKLAKSVKRWDVNIFCSAPTFLKNMIKMAQPGDLDNLRLIVTGAEKTPAELFDMVEKLGKKENLIEGYGITECSPFLSANIPGKLAKGVGFPFPSVEICIIHQETEKVLGKNEQGLVLARGPNVFSGYLNEGISSPFMEVDGKQWYKTGDLGYLDDEGRLVLSGRMKRFVKVGGEMVSLASIEDALLQAARKKGWPTDEEGPSLAICAKEKEGEKTEIYLFTKFATSVSEVNYALKEAGFSNLVRISSCIQLPEIPLMGSGKINYRLLETQFLNSENLAQSTKVTS; this is encoded by the coding sequence ATGAAAAACGTTACTCATTATTTTATTGCCTGGTTTTTTAGATTTATGCTTTGGTTTCGCTACCGCATAAAAGTAAGAGGCTTAGAAAATTTAAATGAAAAGAACTTGAGCAAACCGGGAGGCGTTTTATTTCTACCCAATCATCCCGCCGTTTTTGTAGATCCAGCTATCGTTACTTTAGCCGCCTTTCCCAAATTTAAGATTCGTCCCATTATTGTGGAATATATGTACTACATGCCTATAGTTAATTGGGTCATGCGAAAATTAGATGCAGTACCGGTACCCGATTTTGATAGTAGCTCCAACAGCATTAAAAAAAAGCGTAACGAAAAAGTTGTCAGCGGCATGATTGAAGACTTAAGGCAGGGGAGTAATTTTTTAATTTATCCAGCAGGCCGAACAAAAAGTACTTCATTTGAAGCAATTGGAGGAGCGTCTGCCGTTCACAAAATAGTGAATGAATGTCCAGAAGCTAATGTTGTTTTAGTTAGGATAAAAGGTTTATGGGGAAGTAGTTTTTCAAGAGCTTTTACAGGGTTTGCACCTCCTTTATTCCCTACCCTTAAAAGTGGAATAAAAGCGGTTTTTAAAAATTTGATCTTTTTTACTCCAAGACGAGAAGTTATTGTCGAATTTTATCCAGCCCCTAAAGATTTTCCTTATAAGACGACAAGGTTAGAGTTTAATAAATATTTGGAAAGTTGGTACAACAAACCAGATGGATTAAGTAAACAAAACGGAGAGTTTCCAGGAGATTCTTTTGTACTTGTCTCTTTTAGCATGTGGGGTGAAAAATATCCTGAAATGACAAGAGAGCAAAAGGTGGAAGAAGATATTTCTTTAACCAACGTGCCTCCTTCAATACAAGACAAAATCACAAAAAAATTGTCCGAAATGACAAAAATACCTCAAGAAAATATCAAGCCTGATATGGATTTAGCCTCAGGGCTTGGTCTAGATTCATTAGATACAGCCGAAATTACAGTTTTTTTACAAGATGAATTTGAGGTCCAGAATTTACCTATTACGGAGTTAACGACAGTAAAAAAACTAATGGCCTTAGCTTCCAAACAAATTGTTATAAAAGAAGAAGTGGTTAAAGAAGTCGATATCTCAGAAAAATGGAAACGTGAACCGTCTTATAAACGGGCTTACATAAGTGATGGTAAAATCATTCCTGAAGTATTTTTAAATACTTGTAAAAAGATGGGCAAAATTCCAGCTTGTGGAGATGAGCGTTCAGGTGTTTTAACCTACCCCCAACTTAAATTAAGGGTATTACTTCTTGCCGATTATATAAAAACATTACCAGGTGAATATATAGGTATATTGTTACCTTCAAGTGTGGGGGCTATGATCTTAACTTTAGCTACCCAATTGGCTGGTAAAGTACCTCTCATGATTAATTGGACTGTAGGGCCGAGGCACTTAGAATCTGTGATTCAATTGTCAAATGTACAAAAAGTTCTTACTGCTTGGAGCTTTATCGACCGTTTAGAAAATGTGGAACTTACTGGACTTGAAAATCGACTTGTTATGTTAGAGGACTTAGCTCCATCTCTTACCTTAAGAAAAAAATTAAAAGCTTTATATAGATCCAAACTTTCAACCAAAAAAATTCTTAAATTGTTTGGTTTAAAGCAACCCAATGAAGACGCTAAAGCGGTTTTATTATTTACCAGTGGAACGGAAAGCATGCCAAAAGGAGTGCCCCTTTCTCATAAAAACATTCTTGTAAATCAAAGGGATGCATTAAATACGATTGAGCTTATGCAAGATGATATTTTACTTTCTATCTTGCCTCCATTTCATGCTTTTGGGTTTACAGCAAGTGGTCTACTCGGGTTATTAAGTGGATTTAGAATTGCTTATTCGCCTGATCCAACGGACGGCAAAAAATTAGCGAAAAGTGTCAAAAGATGGGATGTTAACATTTTTTGTAGTGCTCCCACCTTTTTGAAAAATATGATAAAAATGGCACAACCGGGCGATTTAGATAATCTTCGTTTAATTGTAACAGGAGCTGAAAAAACTCCAGCAGAACTTTTTGATATGGTTGAAAAATTAGGTAAAAAAGAAAATTTGATCGAAGGTTATGGTATTACGGAATGCTCACCTTTCTTAAGCGCCAATATACCAGGCAAATTGGCAAAAGGTGTTGGGTTTCCTTTTCCAAGTGTTGAAATTTGTATCATTCACCAAGAAACCGAAAAAGTTTTAGGGAAAAATGAGCAGGGGCTTGTTCTAGCAAGAGGACCAAACGTATTTTCAGGATATTTAAACGAAGGAATTTCTAGCCCTTTTATGGAAGTGGACGGAAAGCAATGGTATAAAACGGGAGATTTAGGCTATCTCGATGATGAGGGTAGACTTGTATTATCGGGAAGAATGAAACGTTTTGTAAAAGTAGGGGGGGAAATGGTAAGTTTAGCTTCTATCGAAGATGCTCTTCTACAAGCTGCAAGAAAAAAAGGATGGCCAACAGATGAAGAAGGTCCATCTTTAGCTATATGTGCAAAAGAAAAAGAAGGGGAAAAAACAGAAATTTACTTGTTTACCAAATTTGCTACATCAGTTTCGGAAGTAAATTATGCTCTGAAAGAAGCTGGTTTTAGCAACCTAGTTCGCATATCTTCTTGTATTCAATTACCAGAAATTCCTTTAATGGGAAGTGGAAAAATTAATTATCGATTACTTGAAACACAATTTCTAAATAGCGAGAATTTGGCTCAATCAACAAAGGTAACCTCATGA
- the cysS gene encoding Cysteine--tRNA ligase, translating into MTYDLSGLTLKLYNTESRQKEVLKTITPNLVKMYTCGPTVYNFAHIGNFRTYVFEDLLRRSIKFFGYNIHHVMNLTDVDDKTIKGAIANNITLDEFTQPYKDAFFEDLKTLNIESAENYPAATDYIPEMIAMIQSLMDKGMAYKGGDGSVYYPIKKFHRYGCLSHLHLDELQAGASERVASDEYEKDNVADFVLWKAYDPDRDGKIYWESPFGKGRPGWHLECSVMAMNLLGETLDIHVGGIDNMFPHHENEIAQSEAFSGKKFVNLWMHSEHLIVENKKMSKSLGNFFTLRDLLKKGFTGKEVRFMLLQTHYKTQLNFTFTGLEGVRSSLDRLDAVIQRLLEIEQNDDGGLLEPFLSKAFVGFAEGLADDLNISVALAAVFDLVREINTLCDQKKVSKSEAKKALQLFQKFDSVLGVLSFTKKELEIPQELQEALIKRNQARKEKDWKTADHFRDFILEKGYLIEDTPQGARLKLKKQ; encoded by the coding sequence ATGACTTACGATCTATCAGGCCTTACACTCAAATTGTATAATACCGAATCCCGTCAAAAGGAAGTTTTGAAAACAATTACACCCAATTTAGTAAAAATGTATACGTGTGGACCAACTGTATATAATTTTGCTCACATAGGGAATTTTAGAACTTATGTTTTTGAAGATTTATTGAGAAGATCGATTAAATTTTTTGGATATAATATTCATCATGTGATGAATTTAACCGATGTTGATGATAAAACGATCAAAGGTGCGATAGCTAATAACATAACCTTAGATGAATTCACACAACCTTATAAAGATGCATTTTTTGAAGATTTAAAAACTTTGAATATAGAATCAGCTGAAAATTATCCAGCAGCTACCGATTATATTCCAGAAATGATTGCCATGATCCAAAGTTTAATGGATAAAGGGATGGCTTACAAAGGAGGGGACGGCAGCGTTTATTACCCTATAAAAAAGTTTCATCGTTATGGTTGTTTATCTCACCTTCATTTAGATGAGTTACAAGCTGGCGCCTCTGAAAGAGTGGCTTCTGATGAGTATGAAAAGGATAATGTTGCCGATTTTGTTCTATGGAAAGCGTATGATCCTGATAGAGATGGAAAGATTTATTGGGAAAGCCCTTTTGGTAAAGGGCGACCTGGTTGGCATTTAGAATGCTCTGTTATGGCTATGAATCTTTTAGGTGAAACGCTCGATATACATGTAGGCGGCATTGATAATATGTTTCCTCATCATGAAAACGAAATTGCTCAATCGGAAGCATTTTCTGGCAAAAAATTTGTAAACTTATGGATGCACTCAGAGCACCTCATTGTAGAAAATAAAAAGATGTCCAAAAGCCTTGGAAATTTTTTTACTCTACGCGATTTATTAAAAAAAGGGTTTACTGGCAAAGAAGTTCGTTTTATGCTTCTTCAAACTCATTATAAAACACAGTTGAATTTTACTTTTACAGGACTTGAAGGTGTTAGAAGTTCACTGGATCGTTTAGACGCTGTAATTCAACGTCTATTAGAGATCGAGCAGAATGATGATGGGGGTCTTCTCGAACCATTCCTTTCAAAAGCATTCGTGGGATTTGCTGAAGGATTAGCTGATGACTTAAATATTTCTGTTGCCCTAGCTGCTGTTTTTGATTTGGTAAGGGAAATAAATACACTTTGCGATCAAAAGAAAGTTAGTAAATCAGAAGCTAAAAAAGCCTTACAACTATTTCAAAAATTTGACTCAGTTTTAGGTGTTCTTTCTTTTACAAAAAAAGAATTAGAGATCCCTCAAGAATTGCAAGAAGCTTTAATAAAGAGAAATCAAGCTAGAAAAGAAAAAGATTGGAAAACGGCCGATCATTTTCGTGATTTTATTTTAGAAAAAGGGTATCTTATTGAGGATACTCCTCAAGGAGCTCGTTTAAAATTAAAAAAACAGTAG
- the lysS gene encoding Lysine--tRNA ligase → MTGKPEYHSHEEFINRTQKLKDLKNLTIEPYPHKFNVNAHASSLHQQYDSQQIGHSDDAMSGTTPKATVAGRLVLFRSMGKNAFAHIQDSTGRIQIMFNRDQTELTGYNPESNEGQPALKVIEKKIDLGDIIGVEGFLFHTNKGELTLFAKKVTLLSKTLLPLADKHAGLADKEIRYRKRWLDLISNEEVGQVFRNRSKVFKLIRDYFHEYNFLEVETPVLQSIYGGAEAKPFITRLNALDQEMFMRISLEIPLKKLIVGGMDRVFEIGRVFRNEGIDRNHNPEFTLLEAYASYWDYEDLMCFVEKLFEKVALGLHGTTIIPTKIDENTTIEVDFKAPWKRISMIDSLKEYANIDVEIMTDGQMKEHLLKGGHIDPKKLDTMSRGLLIGAMFAVEVEHHLVQPHHIIDHPIETTPLCKPHRDPAKKELGLIERFESFVLGQEICNAYTELNDPEIQRHLLELQAARRDAGDEEASPLDEEFIEAICQGMPPTGGFGIGLDRMVMLMTGVHSIRDVLLFPWMKPLEK, encoded by the coding sequence ATGACAGGAAAACCTGAATATCATTCACATGAAGAGTTTATTAACAGAACCCAAAAACTCAAAGATTTAAAAAATTTAACTATTGAACCCTATCCCCATAAGTTTAATGTTAATGCGCATGCATCTTCTTTGCATCAACAATATGATTCTCAGCAAATAGGTCACAGTGATGATGCCATGAGTGGAACAACACCTAAGGCAACTGTTGCTGGAAGACTTGTGTTATTTCGCTCAATGGGTAAAAATGCTTTTGCCCACATTCAAGACAGTACTGGCCGTATTCAGATCATGTTTAATCGTGATCAGACTGAACTTACCGGTTATAATCCTGAAAGCAATGAAGGCCAACCAGCTCTTAAAGTTATCGAAAAAAAAATTGATCTTGGCGACATAATTGGGGTTGAAGGCTTTTTATTTCATACCAACAAGGGTGAGTTAACTTTATTTGCTAAAAAAGTTACTTTGCTTAGCAAAACATTATTGCCATTAGCCGACAAACACGCAGGACTTGCAGATAAAGAAATTAGATACCGTAAACGTTGGCTAGATTTAATTAGTAACGAAGAAGTTGGACAAGTTTTTCGCAACCGCAGTAAAGTGTTTAAACTAATTCGGGATTATTTCCATGAATATAATTTTTTAGAAGTGGAAACACCTGTTTTGCAAAGCATCTATGGTGGAGCGGAAGCTAAGCCTTTTATTACACGGTTGAATGCTCTTGATCAAGAAATGTTTATGCGTATTTCACTCGAAATTCCTCTTAAAAAATTGATTGTTGGCGGAATGGATCGGGTCTTTGAAATTGGTCGCGTTTTTAGAAATGAAGGGATTGACCGTAACCACAACCCAGAATTTACACTGCTTGAAGCTTATGCCTCATATTGGGATTACGAAGATTTGATGTGTTTTGTAGAAAAGCTCTTTGAAAAAGTTGCTTTAGGTCTACACGGAACAACTATTATTCCTACTAAAATTGATGAAAACACGACGATTGAAGTAGATTTTAAAGCTCCATGGAAAAGAATTTCCATGATTGATAGTTTAAAAGAATATGCAAATATCGATGTTGAGATCATGACGGATGGTCAAATGAAAGAGCATTTGCTAAAAGGTGGCCACATTGATCCTAAAAAGTTAGACACAATGTCACGAGGTCTATTAATAGGAGCTATGTTTGCTGTTGAAGTCGAACATCATTTAGTACAACCCCATCATATTATTGACCATCCAATCGAAACTACACCTCTTTGCAAACCTCATAGAGATCCTGCTAAAAAGGAGCTTGGGTTAATAGAACGCTTTGAAAGCTTTGTGCTAGGTCAAGAAATTTGCAATGCCTATACAGAATTAAATGATCCTGAAATCCAAAGACATCTTTTAGAATTGCAAGCTGCCAGACGAGATGCTGGTGATGAAGAAGCAAGCCCATTAGATGAGGAGTTTATTGAGGCAATTTGTCAAGGTATGCCTCCGACTGGCGGATTTGGAATTGGTCTTGATAGAATGGTTATGTTAATGACAGGTGTACATTCTATCCGAGATGTGTTGTTATTTCCTTGGATGAAGCCTTTAGAAAAATAA
- the rimO gene encoding Ribosomal protein S12 methylthiotransferase RimO has translation MLKMHQGLAVEKEELSAIAKVSESQSDGSIQFDYEGNKIYFISLGCPRNLVDTEVMLGILLKAGYEVSPTLETADYIVINTCGFLEASRKESTDTIEDVIAQKKQSAKLVVTGCMVQKHHDHLQEQYPGIDYLLGSGDVQGILEAVQSTSKGKNVTTAKSFLEVGEIPRQLSTPKHFAYLKIAEGCRKKCAYCVIPNIKGPLKSKSKEQILKEFNLLLDQGVHEIILIAQDLGDYGKDKGLKGSSGLVDLLQSMLEVKKDYWLRLLYLYPDEITDELIAVIKSDSRICPYMDMPIQHINNQMLKAMRRATSKEDIISIITKLRQEIPNVVIRTSLIVGFPGETEEQFEELVQFIKEYPLENIGIFKYSREPGSHSYDLPNQIEEEVKEKRYKKAMLTQKKVLKKLHNKMIGKIVDVVIEGYHPETKLLMLGRYYGQCPEIDGQIIINDGRKVKAFGKIYKVEITDASEYDLVGKVL, from the coding sequence ATGCTCAAAATGCATCAAGGTTTAGCGGTTGAAAAAGAAGAATTGTCGGCTATAGCGAAAGTTTCGGAAAGCCAAAGTGATGGTTCTATACAATTTGACTATGAAGGTAATAAAATTTATTTTATCTCCTTAGGTTGTCCAAGAAATTTAGTGGATACCGAAGTAATGCTGGGAATATTGTTAAAAGCGGGTTACGAAGTTTCCCCCACTTTAGAAACAGCGGATTATATTGTTATCAATACTTGTGGCTTTTTAGAAGCTTCTAGAAAAGAATCAACTGATACAATCGAAGATGTTATCGCTCAAAAAAAACAATCCGCCAAGCTTGTGGTAACAGGCTGTATGGTTCAAAAGCATCACGATCACCTCCAAGAGCAGTATCCAGGGATCGACTATCTTTTAGGCTCGGGAGATGTTCAAGGCATTTTAGAAGCCGTCCAATCGACAAGTAAAGGAAAAAATGTCACGACTGCGAAAAGCTTTTTAGAAGTGGGCGAAATCCCAAGACAGTTATCCACTCCCAAACATTTTGCTTACTTAAAAATTGCAGAAGGTTGCAGAAAAAAATGCGCTTACTGCGTCATCCCTAATATTAAGGGTCCTTTAAAAAGTAAGTCAAAAGAACAAATCTTAAAAGAATTTAACCTTCTTTTAGATCAAGGAGTTCATGAGATTATTTTAATTGCGCAAGATTTAGGAGACTACGGAAAAGACAAAGGGTTGAAAGGGTCTTCCGGTTTGGTCGATTTATTACAGTCGATGTTGGAAGTTAAAAAAGATTATTGGCTAAGGCTTTTATATTTATATCCAGATGAAATTACCGATGAATTGATAGCGGTGATAAAAAGTGATTCGAGAATTTGTCCTTATATGGATATGCCGATTCAGCATATCAATAATCAGATGCTTAAAGCCATGCGCAGAGCCACGTCAAAAGAAGATATTATCAGTATAATTACTAAGCTTCGTCAAGAAATACCAAATGTCGTTATTAGAACAAGTTTGATCGTTGGATTTCCAGGTGAAACAGAAGAACAATTTGAAGAATTAGTGCAGTTTATAAAAGAGTATCCTTTAGAAAATATTGGAATATTTAAGTATTCTCGCGAACCTGGCTCTCATTCTTATGATCTTCCAAATCAAATTGAAGAGGAAGTGAAGGAAAAACGTTACAAAAAAGCGATGTTGACTCAGAAAAAAGTCTTAAAAAAATTGCATAATAAAATGATTGGTAAAATCGTAGATGTAGTTATTGAAGGCTATCACCCTGAGACTAAGTTATTAATGCTTGGTCGTTACTATGGACAATGCCCTGAAATTGATGGACAAATTATTATCAATGACGGTCGCAAAGTAAAGGCTTTTGGTAAAATCTACAAAGTAGAAATTACGGATGCCTCCGAATATGATTTAGTTGGAAAAGTGCTTTAA